The Arachis duranensis cultivar V14167 chromosome 9, aradu.V14167.gnm2.J7QH, whole genome shotgun sequence genomic sequence atgtttattttaatttttttaaaattattataataaaaggTTGAATATTGTACCATTTTTAAAGGATACCTAAttgaattgataaaaaaaaaacacttcaaaaatttaatacaagccCAAATCCACATAACTTTGCTCTAATCAGCACAACCGATGCACCTCTTAATTCAGCTAACTGAGCTGCAACTTTGCTTCATTGGCTTCATTGCCCCTGTGGTCATTTTGTACTTTATTCGAAGGACATTCACGATATTTCAGAACATACTACACGACAAAAATATTACCGGTCACCTACCCGTACATGGATCAGCAAAGTTCCAAAACAGTGAATGGATCATTTGAAAACTTTTCCAATAAGATAATAGATACTATAGAAGGCACCTTAttaaattactatatatataaaataagatgtaatttttttatacttatttaaataaataaataaaataactatccCACCTGgtcaaattagttaaaaatgTAGTTTATTAAGATGAGAACACAACTTCTTGCAAAACagttatttggtaataaaatACTAGTAAAACATATTGATTAACATTACAGATTTCTGAAGGGGTTAATTATCTCCAAGTTTAGGTTAATAAaactttactaataattaataaatgattagaaagagaaaataaaataaaaaagaaatttggtGTTTAAGAATGAAGGACACACATACACCACAGGGTGAGGTTActgtctctctttctctctcttctgcCCCTAactttctctctctatctctattttgtgattttctctctcctctgtaataatttataaattctcACATCATACTCTCCTttcatctctctctctttttccttttctgcgTTTTCATTCATTCACTCATCTAATCATCTTCTTCCATCAATTTCTCTATTTCAATCTTATTTTCTCTAATTTCTTTTCCATTCTCACGCAATTCTAGGGTTTCTTTTTTCCCCTCTTTTCATCACACAATCGCGCAACACCCTCCCAGGTAACACCTACCCTCCCCTCATTCATATACCTTCTTCTGCTTCTACTGCTTTTCCATTCTGTACCCTAATTCCCCCTTCTCATTGATCCCAATTTTGTTTTCATAATTCAATTCGCGGTTTGATTGCCGTAAAGTTTGAGTTTTTTTTGTGCTATTTTTCTGGTTTTGTGTTTATTGTTATTTGTGTGTTTTGATTATGACTCGTATCGTTTATCAGGTGGCATGTGTGGGGCTTTGAATTTCGGTTTGATTAGGGAAGCCCCTTTTCTGTGTTCCCCCCATTTTCCACCCATGGGTGTGACTCTCAGATTGGGGTCaccgtttttctttttcttttttgtttttctttttggttttcgGGAGATTGAGATGGTGGTTTAGCAACTGGGTTGTATTTCTTACAGGCTTTCAGGAAATAGTTGTTTGTGTTCATTTATGCTTGGTGGGGGGGATCACAGTCCCCAACTTCTGGACAGGAGGGTGCCGTGGAGAGACCGAGCACTCAGGCATCTGCTATTCTGCAGATGTGGCGCGAATTGGAGGATGAGCATTTGTTGAACAGGGCTCGTGACAGGATGAGGGAAAGGTTGAGGCAACAGAGGGGTTCTGAGTCTAATACCAATGGATCCAGTACCATGTCTGATAGTCGAGGCAGTGAGAATCAAGGCAGTTTGGGGGATGCGAGTGAAAGCGAAAATGATTTTGGTACTTGGTCGCATGATCGGATTGAATCGCGGAATGCACGTGGGGATCATCTTGTCTCAAGCAGGGAGCAATCTCCTGATCTTGGCGAAGTCGAGAGGGAGAGAGTTAGACAGATTGTTCGAGGATGGATGGAAAGCGGTATTGGTGATCATTCATCGAATGTGAATCAGAGAAACAATAATGGTAGAGCAGAATGGCTTGGAGAAACAGAGCGTGAGAGGGTAAGAATTGTCAGGGAATGGGTGCAAATGACTAGCCAACAGAGAGGCTCACGTGGGAGCCGGAGGGATGCTAAAGTCGATCGAGCGCGCGATGTGGTTGCTGATCACGATGAAGGCCAGCCAGAGCATGTTCGGCGGGACATGTTGAGGCTGCGTGGAAGACAAGCTCTAGTTGATTTGCTTGTGAGGATAGAGAGGGAAAGGCAAAGAGAGCTGCAGGGATTGTTGGAGCACCGAGCTGTATCTGATTTTGCTCACCGCAACCGCATTCAGGTCTGTTGGGTACCCTGTCAGAATTCCTTTGCAATTCATGGTTCTTTTAGTCATGGTGTCCTCAATTAATCTTGAGTTGATTATGTAAGTCAGTCATACAAGAACTGTGATTTAATTCAAGGAGATAAAAACTTATATTATTGTGTGGATTTTAACTCTATAAAACTCattttatgttgtgtttgtgTTAATATGAATAATCTACATACATTTGTTTCTGTTGTGTGATACATCTGATCTGGACTGTTGCATTTCAATTCTTTGTATACTTCCTGTTGTAAATTGACTATTTACACGAGATGGTGTTTTCAGTCTTTGCTCAGAGGTAGATTCCTCCGAAATGAAAGAACTGTTGAAGATGAGAGACCTCCGTCTATGGCTGCAAGTGAATTAGTGCAGTTGAGACAACGACATACAGTCTCTGGTATAAGGTATGGAAATCAAACAACTTGATAATCTTTTTAAACCAGTGGGTGGGTGGCCTATTCTGCCTATTACTCATCTTGGAGCTTCTGCTTTAGAAATAAGACAAAAATTCAAAAGGTGATCTAGATGTATCTGTGTCTGCCAAGTGCTCAAGGCTTGTTAATTTCTATGCTAATTGTTGAGTTTTCTTTTAGTTGTATTTCTTATGATTTGCAAAATAAATAACTGTTATTTACAATGGTTGATTTTCATTCATTATATTTGTGTATGGCCACTGTTTATGGGcaatttttttgccactttagctttttctttatcaatgtTATTATAGGAAAGGTCATTcagttctcttttttttttttaaatttatttcttctctctctctctctctctctctctctctctctatatatatatatatatatatatcacacaAAGAATTGGATATTTTTCCTTCTGACATTGAATTACTATTCCGTTACTGGTTATTGTGGTAAGAtgttgttataattttttttccatcagTATCTAGTGTTTTCTTTAAATTTGCGCTGTGAAGTTCAACACACAAGGTTTTGTCTAGTGTGAGCTTGGCTCATTCTTTCTGCTGTACTACCCCCCACCACCGGgggaaaaaaaacatttttttgcCCAATTATTTCCTCCACAACCATGAACTATCATATACTAGGATAAGTGTTCTTATGTTcggtattatttatttatacagAATACAAAATATGGTGATGAACTGATGATTGTTGACTACAAGTTCTAATGTTTGTTGCTAGTGATGGTTATGTCCTGACTTATCTAGTTGTAATTTAGGGAGGGGTTTCGTTCAAGATTAGAGAATATTGTTCTAGTCAAGCAAGTACCAATTCTGATAGTGCATCAAATAATCGTGATTAGCACtgtattgaattaaattatattatattgaacaataaaatcaaatacaatataaatcataataaattatagATTTAACTACACTGTTActctttataattttactaaatttataattaaatctctatactttttctttcaacTAAACTCttatattacttttaattttataattatgtcattatcaatataaaaaatattagaattgactatttttctataaattaaaaatatctataattaaaaatttaattagatctttgatcatatatttttttaaaaaaatattttattaattttaacatttttaaattaaaaaaatttaattacaaaattaaaagtaatataaaatctaattgataaaaaaaataaaataaaattaattataaatttaatacaattataaaaattaacagaataattaaatctaaattaTATCAATGTTATCCTCTAAATCAGTATCATAAACGCCTTCTTTTAAGTTAATCCAATAGCTTGATCTAGTTGCTAGTTTACACAAATGTTTGCGCATACCTAGCGTCTAGAGCAGACAGTACctaattatttgaatttatgCCGCTTTTTTCTGAGGTGAACCGATATGCGAATTACGTACAACAAAACAAATGTGCACATTGGATAAAAGAGTTATCGTTGAGTTGTTAGACTCTTTGTGCCAAATTTAAAAGTTCACATCTGAAggcaagtttttttttttttctcctattAATAGATCGCATATACATTAACATATTTTTACAtgaaatcatcaatcaaatatAAACATCACTTCCAAATCTGACGCTTGGTAGACCTACCCATTTTCTGACTCTTACAAGACTTTCCATTCATGACTGCtttcttcttaatttttctttgatctaTCATCTTTTCATGTCTCTGTTTCCGATATCGTGTGCGGTTATTCAACCAGCTGAAATAATCTTTTCCTGTAGTGCAGACAACGAAGTCCACAAGTTCATCATAATCATCGAGTTCTTTGGGATTTCCTAGTATGCAATCAAGGAAAGCTTCCCCATTGCAGGTGTAGTAGGTGGCAGAACCTGATCTGTAAAATATAAAGGCAGAAGGGACACTATCAGGTATCCTGCAGGAACCTTTTCACTTAAACAAAACTGTAATTACTTCATCAAGCAATTTATGAAGCTGGTTCAAACCTCAACAACTCATGAAAAGAATAACAATAGCACTAACTGAACAGTATTGACTCGAAGGCACTTTTTCTCTATCTTTTCATTTCAGCAACA encodes the following:
- the LOC107466611 gene encoding uncharacterized protein LOC107466611; this encodes MWRELEDEHLLNRARDRMRERLRQQRGSESNTNGSSTMSDSRGSENQGSLGDASESENDFGTWSHDRIESRNARGDHLVSSREQSPDLGEVERERVRQIVRGWMESGIGDHSSNVNQRNNNGRAEWLGETERERVRIVREWVQMTSQQRGSRGSRRDAKVDRARDVVADHDEGQPEHVRRDMLRLRGRQALVDLLVRIERERQRELQGLLEHRAVSDFAHRNRIQSLLRGRFLRNERTVEDERPPSMAASELVQLRQRHTVSGIREGFRSRLENIVLVKQVPILIVHQIIVISTVLN